The following proteins are encoded in a genomic region of Arachis stenosperma cultivar V10309 chromosome 4, arast.V10309.gnm1.PFL2, whole genome shotgun sequence:
- the LOC130974672 gene encoding ferritin-like catalase Nec2 yields the protein MVTNNANKDKAAGRHRRGLLKRRGLLERSEGRESGRQEVPVKSFRTIPKSDADLIEFALNLEYLEAEFFLYGALGYGLDKFAPKLTQGGPSPFGGKIAYLSPLIKDVTLQFALQEVGHLRAIKNTVKGFPRPLLNLSSETFGQIIDSAFGKKLYPSFDPYANDINYLIASYAIPYVGLNGYVGANPLLKSPLAKGLIAGLLGVESGQDAVIRALLYERKDEIVKPYKWNVAEFTNHISQLRNTLGKGGIKDEGLVVPKELGAEGNVTGNILAGNIFSYSYARSPQEILRIVYGTSNERTPGGFYPQGGRGTIAKSFL from the exons ATGGTGACGAACAATGCCAACAAAGACAAGGCTGCTGGCCGGCATCGGAGGGGGCTTCTGAAGAGGAGGGGCCTGCTGGAGAGATCAGAGGGGAGAGAAAGTGGGAGGCAAGAGG TTCCTGTAAAATCATTTCGTACTATTCCAAAATCTGATGCTGATTTGATTGAATTTGCTCTGAATTTGGAGTACTTAGAAGCTGAATTCTTCTTGTATGGAGCTTTGGGTTATGGTTTGGATAAATTTGCCCCTAAATTAACACAAGGAGGACCTTCTCCTTTTGGTGGTAAAATTGCATATCTTAGTCCTCTTATTAAGGATGTTACTTTACAGTTTGCTCTCCAAGAAGTTGGACATTTGAG GGCAATAAAGAACACCGTGAAAGGATTTCCAAGACCATTACTGAATCTAAGCTCAGAAACATTTGGCCAAATAATAGATAGTGCTTTTGGGAAAAAGCTCTATCCTTCATTCGATCCCTATGCAAATGATATAAACTATTTGATTGCATCTTATGCCATTCCTTATGTTGGCCTCAATGGCTATGTTGGTGCCAACCCACTCCTCAAAAGTCCACTTGCAAAAGGG CTTATTGCAGGACTATTGGGTGTTGAATCTGGCCAAGATGCAGTTATTCGAGCATTACTATACGAACGCAAAGATGAGATAGTAAAACCATATAAATGGAATGTGGCAGAGTTCACAAATCATATCTCACAACTCAGGAACACTTTAGGGAAGGGAGGTATTAAAGATGAAGGTCTTGTGGTACCTAAAGAACTTGGTGCTGAGGGTAATGTCACAGGAAATATTCTTGCTGGTAACATTTTTTCATATTCATATGCTAGATCTCCACAAGAAATACTGAGGATCGTGTATGGAACAAGTAATGAACGTACTCCTGGTGGATTCTACCCTCAGGGAGGTCGTGGTACCATAGCCAAATCTTTTTTGTAA
- the LOC130976333 gene encoding ferritin-like catalase Nec2, producing the protein MAVHHIPIIISVLIIASLPFTIAVEAKGNSSEPSDADRIEFALNLEYLEAEFFLYGALGYGLDVVAPELAGGGPAPIGAQLAALSPLVRDLISQFAYQEVGHLRAIKKEVKGFPRPVLDLRLGTFARIMDSAFGRRLYPPFDPYASEINYLLASYVIPYVGLTGYVGTNPQLQNTTSKRLVAGLLGVESGQDAVIRTWLYERLEVRVMPYRLTVAEFTNRISVLRDRLGNAGVKDEGLVVPMALGAEGRVVGNVLAGNNASLSYDRTPEEILRIVYGTGDAHIPGGFFPNGASGAIAKSFLQS; encoded by the exons ATGGCAGTTCATCACATTCCCATTATTATTTCAGTTTTAATAATAGCGTCGCTCCCCTTCACGATTGCTGTAGAAGCCAAAGGAAACTCATCAGAACCTTCAGATGCAGATCGGATTGAATTCGCTCTGAATTTGGAGTACTTGGAAGCCGAGTTCTTCTTGTATGGAGCATTGGGTTATGGCTTGGATGTGGTTGCCCCTGAATTAGCAGGAGGAGGACCTGCTCCCATTGGTGCCCAATTAGCTGCTCTTAGTCCTCTTGTTAGGGATCTTATCTCACAATTTGCTTATCAAGAAGTTGGACATTTGAG GGCCATAAAGAAAGAGGTGAAAGGGTTCCCAAGGCCAGTATTGGATCTAAGACTAGGAACATTTGCGAGAATAATGGATAGTGCTTTTGGGAGAAGGCTCTATCCTCCATTTGATCCCTATGCAAGTGAGATCAACTATTTGCTTGCATCTTACGTTATTCCTTATGTTGGCCTTACTGGTTATGTTGGTACCAATCCACAGCTTCAAAACACCACTTCTAAGAGG CTGGTTGCAGGTCTACTAGGAGTAGAATCTGGGCAAGATGCAGTTATTCGAACATGGCTATACGAACGCTTAGAAGTCCGTGTGATGCCTTATAGATTGACAGTTGCGGAGTTCACAAATCGCATCTCAGTGCTTAGAGACAGATTAGGAAACGCTGGTGTGAAAGATGAGGGTCTTGTTGTTCCAATGGCATTGGGTGCTGAAGGCAGGGTTGTAGGGAATGTTCTTGCTGGTAACAATGCTTCACTCTCATATGATAGGACTCCTGAAGAAATATTGAGAATTGTTTATGGAACTGGTGATGCTCATATTCCTGGTGGCTTCTTTCCTAATGGAGCTAGTGGTGCTATTGCCAAATCTTTCTTGCAATcttaa